Proteins encoded together in one Salarias fasciatus chromosome 17, fSalaFa1.1, whole genome shotgun sequence window:
- the pphln1 gene encoding periphilin-1 isoform X2, with amino-acid sequence MTYRRDRSIREAYEERFATERPGPYPRPAGGVERRGPFGRPDDDYGRGGYEYEGGPRFYPNGGGPRSYHEDQRGYHSENVHFPAERRGIPPSRREEYPYRGPREESHQGRPMEFGARAPPPHSVRSQGIYPAPRSLPESGEDTLVQAILNLDRGEERDHFRRKAAPFPPIRDRSPHSRSGSSVSSRGYSPDRAKPLPFPAQQGVDGPEGHAVASEHLWGALFPQQSGPDTMDKIPGLSRDGSPHSAASNKEENQPLEAEKEEPLSAVVVEESQKPIENLQEQRALAIAAKAQEIEKVYRQDCETFGMVVKMLVAKDPNLEKQLQVPLRENLGEIRERCLEDLKHFISELDEVVRQPEPSACDSTTSLTGHKLSKAAAAAAAAVNHSSSY; translated from the exons A TGACATACAGGAGAGACAGGAGTATACGAGAGGCATATGAGGAGCGCTTTGCAACAGAGAGACCG GGTCCGTATCCCCGTCCTGCGGGaggagtggagaggagaggccctTTTGGTCGGCCAGATGACGATTATGGCCGTGGCGGGTATGAATATGAAGGAGGTCCCCGTTTTTACCCAAATGGAGGCGGCCCCCGCAGTTACCACGAGGATCAGAGGGGCTACCACAGTGAGAACGTTCACTTCCCGGCTGAGCGGAGAGGCATTCCTCCTTCCAGGAGG GAAGAGTATCCTTACAGAGGGCCGAGGGAAGAGTCACACCAAGGGCGGCCGATGGAGTTCGG GGCCCGGGCGCCACCACCTCATAGCGTGCGGTCCCAGGGCATCTATCCTGCGCCCCGGTCGCTCCCAGAGAGCGGGGAAGATACGCTGGTGCAGGCCATCCTCAACCTCGACAGAGG GGAGGAAAGAGACCACTTCAGGCGAAAGGCCGCTCCCTTCCCTCCCATCAGAGACCGCTCCCCCCACAGTCGCTCCGGCTCCAGCGTGAGCAGCAGAGGATACTCGCCGGACAGAGCCAAGCCCCTGCCCTTTCCTGCACAGCAAG GTGTTGACGGTCCAGAGGGGCACGCAGTAGCTTCAGAGCACCTCTGGGGGGCGCTCTTCCCTCAGCAGAGTGGACCTGACACCATGG ACAAAATTCCTGGCCTGTCTCGAGACGGCTCGCCACACAGCGCCGCTTCAAACAAG GAGGAAAATCAGCCTCTAGAAGCAGAGAAAGAGGAGCCCTTATCGGCCGTGGTGGTGGAAGAGAGCCAGAAGCCAATAGAAAACCTCCAGGAGCAGCGAGCCCTGGCCATCGCTGCCAAAGCCCAGGAAATAGAAAAG GTGTACCGTCAGGACTGCGAGACGTTCGGCATGGTGGTGAAAATGCTGGTGGCGAAAGATCCCAACTtggagaagcagctgcaggtccCCCTCCGGGAGAACCTGGGCGAGATCCGCGAGCGCTGCCTGGAGGACCTCAAGCACTTCATCAGCGAGCTGGACGAGGTGGTCCGGCAGCCGGAGCCCTCCGCCTGCGACTCCACCACGTCCCTGACGGGCCATAAACTTTccaaggcggcggcggcggcggcggcggcggtcaaTCACAGCTCGTCTTACTGA
- the zcrb1 gene encoding zinc finger CCHC-type and RNA-binding motif-containing protein 1, with the protein MSGGLAPSKSTVYVSNLPFSLTNSDLHKLFTKYGKVVKVTIVKDKDTRQSKGVAFVLFLDRESAHNCAKAVNNKQLFGRTVKASIAIDNGRAAEFIRRRNYTDKTKCYECGDTGHLSYACPKNMLGEREPPKKKEKKKKKKLQQPEHVEEEEESEEEGEDPALDSLSQAIAFQQAHIEEEEKKKKEKQAEEHSAKASTSADSRKPRIKKSAYFSDEEELSD; encoded by the exons ATGAGTGGTGGTTTGGCACCAAGCAAAAGCACCGTGTACGTGTCCAACCTGCCTTTCTCCCTGACCAACAGTGACTTACACAAG CTATTTACAAAATATGGGAAAGTTGTCAA gGTGACCATAGTGAAAGATAAAGACACCCGCCAGAGTAAAGGCGTGGCGTTTGTTCTCTTCCTGGACAGAGAATCGGCTCATAACTGCGCAAAAGCAGTGAACAACAAACAG TTGTTTGGCAGAACAGTGAAAGCCAGCATCGCGATAGACAATGGCCGCGCAGCCGAGTTCATAAGGAGGCGGAACTACACCGACAAAACAAAATGCTATGAATGTGGG GATACGGGACATCTTAGCTACGCATGCCCCAAGAACATGCTTggagagagagaacctccaaagaagaaagaaaagaaaaagaagaagaagcttcaaCAGCCCGAACATGT tgaagaagaagaagaaagtgaagaggaaggagaagaccCAGCTTTAGACAGTCTCAGCCAAGCCATAGCTTTTCAG CAAGCCCATAttgaagaagaggagaagaagaagaaggagaaacaggCAGAAGAACACAGTGCTAAAGCTTCAACATCGGCAGACTCTCGGAAACCAAGGATCAAAAAGAGTGCGTACTTTAGCGATGAGGAGGAGCTCAGTGACTAA
- the pphln1 gene encoding periphilin-1 isoform X3, whose translation MTYRRDRSIREAYEERFATERPGPYPRPAGGVERRGPFGRPDDDYGRGGYEYEGGPRFYPNGGGPRSYHEDQRGYHSENVHFPAERRGIPPSRREEYPYRGPREESHQGRPMEFGARAPPPHSVRSQGIYPAPRSLPESGEDTLVQAILNLDRGEERDHFRRKAAPFPPIRDRSPHSRSGSSVSSRGYSPDRAKPLPFPAQQGKNKIPGLSRDGSPHSAASNKEENQPLEAEKEEPLSAVVVEESQKPIENLQEQRALAIAAKAQEIEKVYRQDCETFGMVVKMLVAKDPNLEKQLQVPLRENLGEIRERCLEDLKHFISELDEVVRQPEPSACDSTTSLTGHKLSKAAAAAAAAVNHSSSY comes from the exons A TGACATACAGGAGAGACAGGAGTATACGAGAGGCATATGAGGAGCGCTTTGCAACAGAGAGACCG GGTCCGTATCCCCGTCCTGCGGGaggagtggagaggagaggccctTTTGGTCGGCCAGATGACGATTATGGCCGTGGCGGGTATGAATATGAAGGAGGTCCCCGTTTTTACCCAAATGGAGGCGGCCCCCGCAGTTACCACGAGGATCAGAGGGGCTACCACAGTGAGAACGTTCACTTCCCGGCTGAGCGGAGAGGCATTCCTCCTTCCAGGAGG GAAGAGTATCCTTACAGAGGGCCGAGGGAAGAGTCACACCAAGGGCGGCCGATGGAGTTCGG GGCCCGGGCGCCACCACCTCATAGCGTGCGGTCCCAGGGCATCTATCCTGCGCCCCGGTCGCTCCCAGAGAGCGGGGAAGATACGCTGGTGCAGGCCATCCTCAACCTCGACAGAGG GGAGGAAAGAGACCACTTCAGGCGAAAGGCCGCTCCCTTCCCTCCCATCAGAGACCGCTCCCCCCACAGTCGCTCCGGCTCCAGCGTGAGCAGCAGAGGATACTCGCCGGACAGAGCCAAGCCCCTGCCCTTTCCTGCACAGCAAGGCAAGA ACAAAATTCCTGGCCTGTCTCGAGACGGCTCGCCACACAGCGCCGCTTCAAACAAG GAGGAAAATCAGCCTCTAGAAGCAGAGAAAGAGGAGCCCTTATCGGCCGTGGTGGTGGAAGAGAGCCAGAAGCCAATAGAAAACCTCCAGGAGCAGCGAGCCCTGGCCATCGCTGCCAAAGCCCAGGAAATAGAAAAG GTGTACCGTCAGGACTGCGAGACGTTCGGCATGGTGGTGAAAATGCTGGTGGCGAAAGATCCCAACTtggagaagcagctgcaggtccCCCTCCGGGAGAACCTGGGCGAGATCCGCGAGCGCTGCCTGGAGGACCTCAAGCACTTCATCAGCGAGCTGGACGAGGTGGTCCGGCAGCCGGAGCCCTCCGCCTGCGACTCCACCACGTCCCTGACGGGCCATAAACTTTccaaggcggcggcggcggcggcggcggcggtcaaTCACAGCTCGTCTTACTGA
- the pphln1 gene encoding periphilin-1 isoform X1, whose amino-acid sequence MTYRRDRSIREAYEERFATERPGPYPRPAGGVERRGPFGRPDDDYGRGGYEYEGGPRFYPNGGGPRSYHEDQRGYHSENVHFPAERRGIPPSRREEYPYRGPREESHQGRPMEFGARAPPPHSVRSQGIYPAPRSLPESGEDTLVQAILNLDRGEERDHFRRKAAPFPPIRDRSPHSRSGSSVSSRGYSPDRAKPLPFPAQQGKSVDGPEGHAVASEHLWGALFPQQSGPDTMDKIPGLSRDGSPHSAASNKEENQPLEAEKEEPLSAVVVEESQKPIENLQEQRALAIAAKAQEIEKVYRQDCETFGMVVKMLVAKDPNLEKQLQVPLRENLGEIRERCLEDLKHFISELDEVVRQPEPSACDSTTSLTGHKLSKAAAAAAAAVNHSSSY is encoded by the exons A TGACATACAGGAGAGACAGGAGTATACGAGAGGCATATGAGGAGCGCTTTGCAACAGAGAGACCG GGTCCGTATCCCCGTCCTGCGGGaggagtggagaggagaggccctTTTGGTCGGCCAGATGACGATTATGGCCGTGGCGGGTATGAATATGAAGGAGGTCCCCGTTTTTACCCAAATGGAGGCGGCCCCCGCAGTTACCACGAGGATCAGAGGGGCTACCACAGTGAGAACGTTCACTTCCCGGCTGAGCGGAGAGGCATTCCTCCTTCCAGGAGG GAAGAGTATCCTTACAGAGGGCCGAGGGAAGAGTCACACCAAGGGCGGCCGATGGAGTTCGG GGCCCGGGCGCCACCACCTCATAGCGTGCGGTCCCAGGGCATCTATCCTGCGCCCCGGTCGCTCCCAGAGAGCGGGGAAGATACGCTGGTGCAGGCCATCCTCAACCTCGACAGAGG GGAGGAAAGAGACCACTTCAGGCGAAAGGCCGCTCCCTTCCCTCCCATCAGAGACCGCTCCCCCCACAGTCGCTCCGGCTCCAGCGTGAGCAGCAGAGGATACTCGCCGGACAGAGCCAAGCCCCTGCCCTTTCCTGCACAGCAAGGCAAGA GTGTTGACGGTCCAGAGGGGCACGCAGTAGCTTCAGAGCACCTCTGGGGGGCGCTCTTCCCTCAGCAGAGTGGACCTGACACCATGG ACAAAATTCCTGGCCTGTCTCGAGACGGCTCGCCACACAGCGCCGCTTCAAACAAG GAGGAAAATCAGCCTCTAGAAGCAGAGAAAGAGGAGCCCTTATCGGCCGTGGTGGTGGAAGAGAGCCAGAAGCCAATAGAAAACCTCCAGGAGCAGCGAGCCCTGGCCATCGCTGCCAAAGCCCAGGAAATAGAAAAG GTGTACCGTCAGGACTGCGAGACGTTCGGCATGGTGGTGAAAATGCTGGTGGCGAAAGATCCCAACTtggagaagcagctgcaggtccCCCTCCGGGAGAACCTGGGCGAGATCCGCGAGCGCTGCCTGGAGGACCTCAAGCACTTCATCAGCGAGCTGGACGAGGTGGTCCGGCAGCCGGAGCCCTCCGCCTGCGACTCCACCACGTCCCTGACGGGCCATAAACTTTccaaggcggcggcggcggcggcggcggcggtcaaTCACAGCTCGTCTTACTGA
- the pphln1 gene encoding periphilin-1 isoform X4: protein MTYRRDRSIREAYEERFATERPGPYPRPAGGVERRGPFGRPDDDYGRGGYEYEGGPRFYPNGGGPRSYHEDQRGYHSENVHFPAERRGIPPSRREEYPYRGPREESHQGRPMEFGARAPPPHSVRSQGIYPAPRSLPESGEDTLVQAILNLDRGEERDHFRRKAAPFPPIRDRSPHSRSGSSVSSRGYSPDRAKPLPFPAQQDKIPGLSRDGSPHSAASNKEENQPLEAEKEEPLSAVVVEESQKPIENLQEQRALAIAAKAQEIEKVYRQDCETFGMVVKMLVAKDPNLEKQLQVPLRENLGEIRERCLEDLKHFISELDEVVRQPEPSACDSTTSLTGHKLSKAAAAAAAAVNHSSSY, encoded by the exons A TGACATACAGGAGAGACAGGAGTATACGAGAGGCATATGAGGAGCGCTTTGCAACAGAGAGACCG GGTCCGTATCCCCGTCCTGCGGGaggagtggagaggagaggccctTTTGGTCGGCCAGATGACGATTATGGCCGTGGCGGGTATGAATATGAAGGAGGTCCCCGTTTTTACCCAAATGGAGGCGGCCCCCGCAGTTACCACGAGGATCAGAGGGGCTACCACAGTGAGAACGTTCACTTCCCGGCTGAGCGGAGAGGCATTCCTCCTTCCAGGAGG GAAGAGTATCCTTACAGAGGGCCGAGGGAAGAGTCACACCAAGGGCGGCCGATGGAGTTCGG GGCCCGGGCGCCACCACCTCATAGCGTGCGGTCCCAGGGCATCTATCCTGCGCCCCGGTCGCTCCCAGAGAGCGGGGAAGATACGCTGGTGCAGGCCATCCTCAACCTCGACAGAGG GGAGGAAAGAGACCACTTCAGGCGAAAGGCCGCTCCCTTCCCTCCCATCAGAGACCGCTCCCCCCACAGTCGCTCCGGCTCCAGCGTGAGCAGCAGAGGATACTCGCCGGACAGAGCCAAGCCCCTGCCCTTTCCTGCACAGCAAG ACAAAATTCCTGGCCTGTCTCGAGACGGCTCGCCACACAGCGCCGCTTCAAACAAG GAGGAAAATCAGCCTCTAGAAGCAGAGAAAGAGGAGCCCTTATCGGCCGTGGTGGTGGAAGAGAGCCAGAAGCCAATAGAAAACCTCCAGGAGCAGCGAGCCCTGGCCATCGCTGCCAAAGCCCAGGAAATAGAAAAG GTGTACCGTCAGGACTGCGAGACGTTCGGCATGGTGGTGAAAATGCTGGTGGCGAAAGATCCCAACTtggagaagcagctgcaggtccCCCTCCGGGAGAACCTGGGCGAGATCCGCGAGCGCTGCCTGGAGGACCTCAAGCACTTCATCAGCGAGCTGGACGAGGTGGTCCGGCAGCCGGAGCCCTCCGCCTGCGACTCCACCACGTCCCTGACGGGCCATAAACTTTccaaggcggcggcggcggcggcggcggcggtcaaTCACAGCTCGTCTTACTGA
- the prickle1b gene encoding prickle-like protein 1b, with protein sequence MNVEHGERGLPPRGPDMMEPRSGGKMGKVSAGFQRSSTSDDDSGCALEEYAWVPPGLRPEQVQMYFSCLPDDKVPYVNSPGEKHRIRQLLYQLPPHDNEVRYCHSLTEEEKRELHMFSTQRKREALGRGTPKILPRALQHTRCENCCGSINGGEMAIFASRAGPSPCWHPACFTCATCQELLVDLIYFCQNGKILCGRHHAELLKPRCSSCDEIIFADECTEAEGRHWHMKHFACFECETMLGGQRYIMKDGRPYCCGCFESLYAEYCEACGENIGVDHAQMTYEGVHWHATDQCFSCAQCKTSLLGCPFLPKQGRIYCSKACSQGEDIHTSDSSDSAFQSARSRESRRSVRMGKSSRPAEQWRQSQLFNPPATVPSFDRKFGDGDGDGDIDIVGHKLGHLGLEEERFWREREEQDVGGEEDPEEWAQHEDYMTQLLLKFGDRDMLHQLQQPPLKSPSPSSDRNNLVSMADPWLKPDTTSMGITASSPSPASPTQSQTSSQSRANSLSPGLISKKNLPEMYWAQSQDGLGDSAYGSHPGPASARKIQELEMDQEPDQSSAGRPPYWPDSRQWYEDSLECIADELRKVEKGVGDSMDSLALSNITGASVDGDGRPLVYSLHPMQDPSVLDGCEKMSNMGTFNSSQLHHSNNSLNLTMDKRDGEAVEEVVLRGGTPGGLCSLSPRSEILPPSFVHAPALRRSKSQSRPPQMVKFSEDTVDNGYNDGFEVSVRKHPMSERPQRRAYRPEEVGREKVRPSSHHGRSRQHHHRQGRHHRSRKTRSDNALHMVPLEKAQRPYEPQQQGLANPASVFLQHPSNGLPLAYSQTRSDYMLRSAMQGDPRGERFMGLYGDEDDWCSTCSSSSSDSEEEGYFLGQPIPQPRPAGHYYAEDYPTRVTAYFPQSSGPHAGRRKSHRSKNCIIS encoded by the exons ATGAACGTGGAGCACGGCGAGCGAGGCCTCCCGCCTCGAGGCCCCGACATGATGGAGCCTCGCAGCGGGGGAAAGATGGGGAAGGTGTCTGCGGGCTTCCAGAGGAGCTCCACCTCGGACGACGACTCCGGGTGTGCGCTGGAGGAGTACGCCTGGGTGCCGCCGGGACTCAGACCCGAACAG gtccagatgtaTTTCTCCTGCCTGCCAGACGACAAAGTGCCGTACGTCAACAGCCCGGGAGAGAAGCACCGCATCCGACAGCTCCTCTACCAGCTGCCGCCGCACGACAACGAG gtgcgCTACTGCCACTCTCTgacagaagaggaaaagagggagCTTCACATGTTCAGCacccagaggaagagagaggcgCTGGGGAGAGGGACGCCGAAGATCCTGCCCCGGGCTCTGCAGCACACCCGCTGTGAAAAC tgttGTGGCAGCATCAATGGAGGGGAGATGGCCATCTTTGCCTCGAGAGCGGGCCCGAGCCCCTGCTGGCACCCAGCATGCTTCACATGTGCCACATGTCAAGAACTCTTGGTGGATCTGATCTATTTTTGCCAAAATGGCAAAATCCTCTGTGGAAGACATCACGCAGAGCTTCTCAAACCAAGATGCTCTTCCTGTGACGAG atCATCTTTGCAGATGAGTGCACTGAAGCGGAGGGTCGTCACTGGCACATGAAGCACTTCGCCTGTTTCGAGTGTGAGACCATGCTGGGGGGACAGCGGTACATCATGAAAGATGGACGGCCGTACTGCTGCGGGTGCTTCGAGTCCCTGTACGCAGAGTACTGTGAGGCCTGCGGCGAAAACATAG GTGTGGACCACGCCCAGATGACCTATGAAGGCGTACACTGGCACGCAACAGACCAGTGCTTTTCTTGTGCCCAGTGCAAAACATCCTTGCTGGGCTGTCCCTTTCTACCGAAACAAGGCCGCATCTATTGCTCAAAAGCATGCAGCCAGGGGGAAGACATTCACACCTCGGACTCGTCTGATTCAGCATTCCAGTCTGCCCGCTCGCGTGAATCACGGCGCAGTGTCCGCATGGGGAAGAGCAGCAGGCCTGCTGAGCAGTGGAGACAGTCACAGCTGTTCAACCCTCCAGCCACTGTCCCTTCATTTGACCGGAAGTTTGGGGACGGAGATGGTGATGGTGACATTGACATTGTTGGACACAAACTTGGACACCTGGGCTTAGAGGAAGAGAGGTTctggagagagcgagaggagcaGGATGTcgggggagaggaggatccaGAGGAGTGGGCACAGCACGAGGATTATATGACTCAGCTCCTACTTAAGTTTGGCGATCGAGACATGCTACACCAACTTCAGCAGCCACCCCTCAAGTCTCCCAGCCCTTCCAGTGACAGAAACAATTTAGTAAGCATGGCTGATCCCTGGCTGAAGCCTGATACTACATCTATGGGGATTACAGCCTCCTCTCCATCGCCTGCCAGTCCGACCCAGAGTCAGACTTCTAGTCAATCTCGAGCCAACAGTCTTAGTCCTGGACTGATAAGCAAAAAGAACCTGCCTGAAATGTACTGGGCCCAGTCTCAGGATGGATTGGGTGACTCAGCCTATGGAAGTCATCCAGGTCCTGCTAGTGCCAGAAAGATACAGGAGTTGGAGATGGACCAAGAGCCGGACCAGTCTAGTGCAGGAAGACCGCCCTACTGGCCAGACAGCAGGCAGTGGTATGAGGACTCCCTCGAGTGCATCGCTGATGAGCTGAGGAAGGTTGAAAAGGGAGTTGGAGACTCCATGGACTCCCTGGCACTTTCAAATATCACTG GTGCATCAGTGGACGGAGATGGCAGACCTTTAGTTTACTCTCTTCATCCCATGCAAGATCCCTCAGTGCTAGATGGCTGTGAAAAGATGAGCAACATGGGAACCTTTAATTCATCTCAGCTTCACCACAGTAACAACTCTCTCAACCTCACCATGGACAAGAGAGACGGGGAAGCAGTAGAGGAGGTAGTGTTGCGAGGAGGCACACCGGGAGGACTTTGCTCTTTGTCCCCACGTTCAGAaatcctccctccttcctttgTTCATGCCCCAGCTTTAAGGAGGAGCAAGTCTCAATCTAGGCCTCCTCAGATGGTCAAGTTCTCTGAGGATACTGTGGACAATGGATATAATGATGGGTTTGAAGTCAGTGTCAGAAAGCATCCCATGAGCGAGAGGCCACAGAGGAGAGCATACCGTCCTGAGGAGGTGGGCAGAGAGAAAGTCCGTCCGTCAAGCCACCACGGGCGGAGTAGGCAGCACCACCACAGGCAAGGCCGACACCACAGGAGCCGCAAAACCCGCTCGGACAATGCCCTTCACATGGTGCCTTTGGAGAAAGCACAGAGGCCATACGAGCCCCAGCAGCAGGGCCTGGCAAACCCAGCCTCCGTGTTTTTACAGCATCCCTCAAACGGGCTACCTCTTGCCTACTCCCAAACTCGATCAGACTACATGCTCCGCAGCGCAATGCAAGGCGACCCACGGGGCGAACGCTTTATGGGTCTCTATGGAGACGAGGACGATTGGTGCTCTACGTGTTCTTCCTCATCGTCAGACTCCGAGGAGGAGGGCTATTTCCTGGGTCAGCCGATTCCTCAGCCTCGGCCCGCTGGGCATTACTATGCCGAGGACTACCCAACACGGGTCACTGCATACTTCCCCCAGAGCAGCGGACCACACGCTGGTCGTCGGAAGAGCCATCGATCCAAGAACTGTATAATTTCTTAA